A genomic window from Rhizobium sp. 007 includes:
- a CDS encoding carbon-phosphorus lyase complex subunit PhnI: MYVAVKGGEAAIENAHRLLADRRRGDRSLPAIGIDQIVAQLALAVDRVMAEASLYDRTLAALAVRQSRGDMIEAIFLLRAYRTTLPRFGYSKPLDTAAMKIERRVSATYKDLPGGQLLGPTFDYTHRLLDPSLLSDETVEEPAQRPAEAGRMMRVSEILGQEGLIEADGDMPEDHEIGDLTREPMEFPMSRDLRLQALARGDEGFLLALGYSTQRGYGRNHPFTGEIRIGEVEVEFYVPELGFAVSLGVIQLTECQMVNQFKGSAKAPPQFTRGYGLVFGQSERKAMSMSLVDRALRAEELGEDITAPAQDEEFVISHSDNVQATGFVEHLKLPHYVDFQAELDLVRRMRRDFEASRAGGDTIKEAAE; this comes from the coding sequence ATGTATGTTGCCGTCAAAGGGGGTGAGGCCGCCATCGAGAATGCCCATCGCCTACTTGCCGACCGCCGTCGCGGCGACCGCTCGCTGCCTGCGATTGGCATCGACCAGATCGTCGCACAGCTGGCTCTTGCCGTCGACCGTGTCATGGCGGAAGCCTCGCTCTACGACCGCACGCTCGCCGCACTTGCCGTCCGTCAATCGCGCGGCGACATGATCGAGGCAATTTTCCTGCTGCGCGCCTATCGCACGACGCTGCCACGCTTCGGCTATTCGAAACCGCTCGACACCGCGGCGATGAAGATCGAGCGCCGCGTTTCGGCGACCTACAAGGATTTGCCTGGCGGCCAGCTTCTCGGTCCGACCTTCGACTACACCCACCGACTGCTTGATCCTTCGCTGCTTTCCGACGAGACCGTTGAAGAACCGGCGCAACGCCCTGCCGAAGCCGGCCGCATGATGCGCGTGTCGGAGATCCTTGGCCAGGAGGGGCTGATCGAGGCCGACGGCGATATGCCGGAGGATCACGAGATCGGTGACCTTACTCGTGAACCGATGGAATTTCCGATGAGCCGCGACCTTCGCCTGCAGGCGCTCGCCCGCGGCGACGAGGGCTTCCTCCTGGCACTCGGCTACTCCACGCAACGGGGCTACGGCCGCAATCATCCCTTCACGGGGGAAATCCGCATTGGCGAGGTCGAAGTGGAGTTTTACGTTCCCGAACTCGGCTTTGCCGTGTCGCTCGGCGTTATCCAATTGACGGAATGCCAGATGGTCAATCAGTTCAAGGGTTCGGCCAAGGCACCGCCGCAGTTCACGCGCGGCTACGGCCTCGTCTTCGGCCAGAGCGAACGGAAGGCGATGTCGATGTCGCTGGTCGATCGCGCGCTACGCGCCGAAGAGCTCGGGGAAGACATCACGGCGCCGGCACAGGACGAGGAATTCGTCATTTCTCACTCCGACAATGTCCAGGCGACCGGCTTCGTCGAGCACCTGAAATTGCCGCACTATGTGGATTTCCAGGCCGAACTGGACCTTGTCCGCCGCATGCGCCGCGACTTCGAGGCAAGCCGAGCCGGCGGCGACACCATCAAGGAGGCGGCCGAATGA
- the phnH gene encoding phosphonate C-P lyase system protein PhnH: MSLKTEALTGGFAEPVFHAQRVFKTMMDGMARPGTIQTIAPEVAPPAPLGVAAGAIALTLCDHDTPVWLSSGLAKSAMLDWLGFHTGAPVVPERAEARFAFIEHGVTLSSFGLFALGTQEYPDRSTTLIVELAGLEGGRRLALTGPGIQGVNEIAPVGLPEAFLRLWAENHALFPRGIDLMLTAGSRFLCLPRTTKIIATEM, translated from the coding sequence ATGAGCCTCAAGACAGAAGCCCTGACGGGTGGTTTTGCCGAACCGGTCTTCCACGCCCAAAGGGTCTTCAAGACCATGATGGATGGCATGGCGCGCCCCGGCACGATCCAGACCATCGCGCCCGAAGTCGCGCCACCTGCGCCACTTGGCGTAGCCGCAGGCGCAATTGCGCTGACGCTGTGCGACCATGATACACCGGTCTGGCTATCTTCCGGGCTCGCGAAATCCGCAATGCTCGATTGGCTCGGCTTTCACACCGGCGCGCCCGTGGTGCCGGAAAGGGCCGAAGCCCGCTTTGCCTTTATTGAGCACGGCGTGACGCTTTCCTCGTTTGGACTCTTTGCCTTAGGCACGCAGGAATATCCTGATCGCTCGACGACGCTGATCGTCGAACTTGCAGGACTCGAAGGGGGCCGCCGGCTGGCCTTGACGGGCCCCGGCATTCAAGGCGTGAACGAGATTGCGCCTGTCGGCCTGCCGGAGGCGTTCCTGCGGCTCTGGGCGGAAAACCACGCCCTCTTTCCGCGTGGCATCGACCTCATGCTGACGGCAGGCAGCCGTTTCCTCTGCTTGCCGCGCACCACCAAGATCATCGCAACGGAGATGTGA
- the phnG gene encoding phosphonate C-P lyase system protein PhnG produces MTSAKQKDLASQPEIDRKRVADLLARAERHELVEAFDGLAEKPAAQPVRGPETGLVMVRGRIGGGGAPFNLGEVTVTRATIRLGSGAVGHAQALGTDREKVRLAAIFDALWQDDAMKDFVEERLLSPIAARIAGVDQRKADETAATRVDFFTMVRGDD; encoded by the coding sequence ATGACATCAGCGAAACAGAAGGACCTTGCAAGCCAGCCCGAGATTGACCGCAAGCGCGTTGCCGATCTTCTCGCGCGGGCTGAACGGCACGAACTCGTTGAAGCCTTTGACGGACTCGCTGAAAAGCCAGCGGCTCAACCGGTGCGCGGGCCGGAAACCGGTCTCGTGATGGTGCGCGGCCGCATCGGCGGCGGCGGCGCCCCCTTCAATCTCGGCGAGGTCACGGTTACGCGCGCAACAATACGGCTTGGTTCCGGCGCCGTGGGTCATGCACAGGCGCTCGGCACGGACCGCGAAAAGGTAAGGCTTGCCGCGATCTTCGACGCACTGTGGCAGGACGATGCGATGAAGGATTTCGTCGAGGAGAGGCTGCTTTCGCCAATCGCGGCGCGGATCGCTGGGGTCGATCAGCGCAAGGCGGACGAGACGGCGGCGACACGGGTCGATTTCTTCACCATGGTGCGCGGAGACGACTGA
- the phnF gene encoding phosphonate metabolism transcriptional regulator PhnF, protein MAGLNQVQRQTGVALWRQIADRIRDAISAGAYDETGMVPPETVLALRFGVNRHTVRSALAALAQEGIVRAVQGRGTLIERKERLNFPITRRTRFTAGIGAQAREMRGLLLDHAEERADADVARWLRLRSGTAVIRLETLRLADKRPVSCATTWFPADRFAGIDEVYRKTESITKAFAELGLPDYVRATTEITAAHADSHDIATLELTPGAILLIAKAMNTDLDGVPVQYSISRFAADRVQFTIEN, encoded by the coding sequence ATGGCCGGACTGAACCAGGTACAGAGACAGACGGGCGTGGCGCTCTGGCGCCAGATCGCGGACCGTATTCGCGACGCAATCAGTGCCGGGGCGTATGACGAGACCGGCATGGTGCCGCCGGAAACTGTTCTGGCGCTGCGATTCGGCGTCAATCGCCATACGGTCAGAAGCGCGCTTGCCGCCCTTGCTCAGGAAGGTATCGTGCGCGCAGTGCAAGGCCGCGGCACCCTGATCGAGCGGAAGGAGCGGCTGAATTTCCCGATCACGCGGCGTACGCGCTTCACTGCCGGTATTGGCGCTCAGGCGCGCGAGATGCGCGGCCTGCTGCTCGACCATGCGGAAGAGAGGGCTGATGCTGACGTTGCGCGCTGGCTGAGGCTTAGGTCCGGGACGGCGGTGATCCGTCTCGAAACATTGCGTCTGGCCGACAAGCGGCCGGTATCTTGCGCAACGACATGGTTTCCGGCCGACCGGTTTGCCGGTATCGACGAAGTCTATCGCAAGACGGAATCGATCACCAAGGCCTTTGCCGAACTCGGCCTGCCGGATTACGTCCGCGCAACGACCGAGATTACCGCCGCTCACGCCGATTCACACGACATCGCCACGCTGGAATTGACGCCGGGCGCCATCCTGCTCATCGCCAAGGCAATGAATACCGATCTTGACGGCGTGCCGGTTCAGTACTCGATCAGCCGCTTTGCAGCCGACAGGGTGCAGTTCACGATAGAGAATTGA
- a CDS encoding 2,3-bisphosphoglycerate-dependent phosphoglycerate mutase, which yields MSGTLVLVRHGQSDWNLKNLFTGWKDPDLTELGIEEANTGGQALADYGIKYDIAFTSALVRAQHTLTLILDKIGQPDLKTIRDQALNERDYGDLSGLNKDDARAKWGEEQVHIWRRSYDAPPPGGESLRDTGARVWPYYLTEILPRVLRGEKVLVAAHGNSLRSLVMVLDRLTKEQILALNLATGVPMVYKLNADSTVASKEVLGDMSGAH from the coding sequence ATGAGCGGCACCCTCGTCCTCGTTCGCCACGGCCAGAGCGACTGGAACCTGAAAAATCTCTTCACCGGCTGGAAGGATCCGGATCTCACGGAACTCGGTATCGAAGAAGCCAATACGGGAGGGCAGGCGCTTGCCGACTACGGCATAAAATACGATATCGCCTTCACGTCGGCGCTCGTGCGCGCGCAGCACACGCTGACGCTCATTCTCGACAAAATCGGCCAGCCGGACCTCAAGACGATCCGCGACCAGGCGCTGAACGAGCGCGACTACGGTGACCTCTCGGGCCTCAACAAGGACGATGCCCGCGCCAAATGGGGCGAGGAGCAGGTTCATATCTGGCGGCGTTCCTACGACGCCCCGCCTCCTGGCGGCGAAAGCCTGCGCGACACCGGCGCGCGCGTCTGGCCTTACTATCTCACCGAGATTCTGCCACGCGTGCTGCGCGGTGAAAAAGTGCTCGTCGCTGCCCACGGCAACTCGCTGCGTTCGCTGGTCATGGTGCTGGACCGCCTGACCAAGGAACAGATCCTGGCACTCAACCTCGCGACCGGCGTTCCCATGGTCTACAAGCTCAATGCCGACTCCACCGTCGCTTCCAAGGAAGTGCTCGGCGATATGTCCGGGGCGCATTAA
- the dapB gene encoding 4-hydroxy-tetrahydrodipicolinate reductase: MSDAAMKLVVVGAAGRMGQTLIRLIDSMEGVTLHAAVARPGSPFVGKDAGEIAGLGPNGVTIGDDPLAAFLHADGVLDFTTPATTNEFAALAAQARIVHVIGTTGCSDADNAKIAAASRHARIVKSGNMSLGVNLLSVFVEQAARALDAADWDIEILEMHHKRKVDAPSGTALLLGEAAAKGRNIDLSSQSVRVRDGHTGARETGTVGFATLRGGSVIGEHSVLFAGEGEIVSMSHSAADRSIFARGAIKAALWARDKKPGFYSMLDVLGLSSH; the protein is encoded by the coding sequence ATGAGCGATGCTGCGATGAAGCTGGTGGTGGTTGGGGCAGCGGGTCGCATGGGACAAACGCTGATCCGGCTTATCGATTCCATGGAGGGTGTCACGCTGCATGCGGCCGTGGCCCGGCCCGGCTCGCCATTCGTCGGCAAGGATGCAGGCGAAATCGCAGGCCTTGGACCAAACGGCGTCACCATTGGGGACGACCCTCTCGCGGCCTTTCTTCATGCCGACGGCGTCCTGGATTTTACAACGCCCGCGACGACAAACGAATTTGCTGCACTCGCCGCTCAGGCGCGCATCGTCCATGTCATCGGCACGACCGGGTGTTCGGATGCGGATAATGCCAAGATCGCGGCAGCATCGCGTCATGCGCGTATCGTGAAATCGGGCAATATGAGCCTTGGCGTGAACCTCCTCAGCGTTTTCGTGGAGCAGGCTGCACGAGCGCTCGATGCTGCCGATTGGGATATCGAAATCCTCGAAATGCACCACAAGCGCAAGGTCGATGCGCCGTCGGGCACCGCCCTGCTTCTGGGAGAAGCTGCCGCCAAAGGCCGGAATATCGACCTGTCGTCGCAATCCGTGCGCGTCCGCGACGGCCATACCGGCGCGCGCGAGACGGGTACGGTCGGTTTTGCGACGCTACGCGGCGGTTCGGTGATCGGCGAACATTCCGTTCTCTTCGCCGGAGAAGGCGAGATAGTATCGATGTCGCACAGCGCCGCTGACCGCTCGATCTTCGCGCGCGGCGCCATCAAGGCGGCGCTCTGGGCGCGCGACAAGAAGCCCGGCTTTTACTCCATGCTCGACGTGCTCGGGCTCTCCTCACATTGA
- a CDS encoding ABC transporter ATP-binding protein, with translation MESSANKKRTVSSDTITGVLKRIIAENGRDHIGGYAFAISCLVVVALSTAFTAWIMKVIIDEAFANRRADMVWIICLSIFVAFVLRGFASYGQAVALSRIGNNIVARYQRRLYAHLMTLSVGFYNEARSAHIAAQVSQNVGGIRDVMNLTITSTARDLLTFIALLGVMVFQDPLLSLAVFILAPPLLYGLRYLSKRLRQVTREAIHLNSHVLGAMQETIQGIAIVKAFTMEGELVRKLNKLVGAAENRANRIARLSERNAPMTETFAGFAVASILAYAAYRSIYHNVPPGAFFSFVTALLLAYDPARRLARLQVQLERAVVNARMIYELLDMEPRQRDLPDAKPLNVTDARIEFRDVSFAYSADPILNNVSFVAEGGKTTALVGPSGAGKSTVINLIPRFFDPKSGQIFIDGQDIAHVTKQSLRQQLAYVSQQPYLFEGTIRENIRYGRPEAPDAEVEEAARLAYAHEFILAQPQGYDTPVGENGVTLSGGQRQRLSIARALVRKAPILLLDEATSALDTESEAAVQRALDEAMTGRTVVVIAHRLSTVVRADKMVVMQQGRVVEEGNHETLAKRNDGLYARLNNLQRPAASDSF, from the coding sequence TTGGAATCGTCCGCGAACAAAAAGCGCACCGTCAGCAGCGATACCATCACCGGCGTCTTGAAGCGCATCATCGCCGAAAACGGCCGTGATCATATTGGGGGCTATGCTTTCGCGATCAGCTGCCTCGTTGTTGTCGCACTTTCTACTGCGTTCACCGCCTGGATCATGAAGGTAATCATTGACGAAGCCTTCGCCAATCGCCGTGCGGATATGGTCTGGATCATTTGTCTTTCGATCTTCGTCGCATTCGTACTGCGTGGCTTTGCGAGCTACGGCCAAGCGGTGGCTCTGTCTAGGATCGGAAACAACATCGTGGCGCGCTACCAGCGGCGCCTTTATGCCCACCTGATGACGCTGTCCGTCGGCTTCTACAACGAAGCCCGCTCGGCGCACATCGCAGCGCAAGTCAGCCAGAATGTCGGCGGCATCCGCGATGTCATGAATCTGACCATCACGTCGACTGCGCGAGACCTGCTCACTTTCATCGCGCTGCTCGGCGTGATGGTTTTTCAGGATCCGCTGCTAAGTCTAGCAGTCTTCATCTTGGCTCCGCCGCTCCTTTACGGCTTGCGATATCTGTCTAAGCGTCTGCGTCAGGTGACCAGGGAAGCGATTCATCTCAACAGCCATGTCTTGGGCGCAATGCAGGAAACGATCCAGGGAATTGCGATCGTCAAAGCCTTCACAATGGAGGGCGAACTGGTACGCAAGCTCAACAAGCTTGTCGGGGCTGCGGAAAACCGCGCAAATCGGATCGCGCGCCTCTCGGAGCGCAATGCGCCGATGACGGAGACCTTCGCCGGTTTCGCCGTCGCCAGCATCCTTGCCTATGCCGCTTACCGTTCGATCTATCATAACGTGCCGCCGGGCGCATTCTTCTCCTTCGTAACTGCATTGCTGCTCGCCTACGATCCGGCCCGCCGTCTTGCAAGACTGCAGGTTCAGCTGGAGCGCGCCGTCGTCAATGCCCGCATGATCTACGAACTGCTCGACATGGAGCCGCGTCAGCGCGATCTTCCTGATGCCAAGCCGTTGAATGTGACGGATGCCCGCATCGAATTCCGTGACGTGTCCTTTGCTTACAGTGCCGATCCGATCCTCAACAACGTGAGTTTTGTTGCAGAGGGCGGCAAGACGACGGCGCTTGTGGGCCCGTCCGGTGCCGGCAAATCAACGGTCATCAATCTCATTCCGCGCTTCTTCGACCCGAAGAGCGGGCAGATTTTCATCGATGGTCAGGATATTGCACACGTCACCAAACAGTCGCTTCGCCAGCAACTCGCCTATGTGTCGCAGCAGCCGTATCTCTTCGAAGGCACGATCCGCGAAAACATCCGTTATGGGCGGCCGGAAGCGCCGGACGCCGAGGTGGAAGAGGCCGCCCGGCTTGCCTACGCCCATGAATTCATCCTGGCGCAGCCGCAGGGCTACGACACACCTGTCGGCGAAAACGGCGTGACGCTGTCAGGCGGCCAGCGCCAGCGACTGTCGATCGCCCGGGCGCTCGTCCGGAAAGCGCCGATCCTGCTTCTCGACGAGGCTACATCGGCACTCGACACGGAATCCGAAGCGGCCGTGCAGAGGGCGCTCGATGAAGCGATGACCGGCCGCACCGTCGTCGTCATCGCCCATCGTCTTTCGACGGTCGTACGTGCCGACAAGATGGTCGTGATGCAGCAGGGCCGTGTCGTCGAAGAAGGCAATCACGAGACGCTTGCGAAGCGCAACGACGGACTTTACGCTCGCCTCAACAATCTTCAGCGGCCCGCCGCCTCGGATTCTTTTTGA
- a CDS encoding glucokinase, with the protein MSMLNTSDAHLPFPILIGDIGGTNARFSILADASAEAVNFPNVRTADFGTIDEAILKGVFAKTDMRPRAAILAVAGPINGNEIPLTNCDWIVRPHTMLEGLGIEDVIVINDFEAQALAISALGENDRERIGAASGELVASRVVLGPGTGLGVGGLVHAQGSWIPVPGEGGHVDLGPRSRRDLEIFPYIETIEGRVAAEQILCGRGIVNLYRAICKADGIDSKYHDPADITSHALAGTDKTAVETISLFSTYLGRLAGDLAMIFMAKGGVYLSGGISQKILPALRRSEFRAAFEDKAPHSHWLRAIPTYVVTHPLAALAGLSFYARQPASFGVSTEGRRWRR; encoded by the coding sequence ATGTCCATGCTCAACACCAGCGATGCCCACCTGCCTTTTCCGATTCTGATTGGCGATATCGGCGGAACGAATGCGCGCTTCTCCATTCTTGCGGACGCCTCGGCCGAGGCCGTCAATTTCCCGAACGTTCGCACAGCCGATTTCGGAACCATCGATGAAGCGATCCTGAAGGGCGTTTTTGCAAAGACGGACATGCGCCCGCGTGCGGCTATTCTCGCCGTTGCCGGTCCGATCAACGGCAATGAAATTCCGCTGACCAATTGCGACTGGATCGTCCGTCCTCACACGATGCTTGAAGGTCTCGGCATCGAGGACGTGATTGTCATCAACGACTTCGAGGCGCAGGCACTGGCGATTTCCGCGCTCGGTGAAAACGATCGCGAGCGCATTGGCGCTGCATCCGGAGAACTTGTCGCTTCCCGTGTTGTGCTCGGTCCCGGAACCGGCCTCGGCGTTGGCGGGCTCGTGCACGCGCAAGGCTCATGGATTCCCGTGCCGGGCGAAGGCGGCCATGTCGATCTCGGACCACGCAGCAGACGCGACCTGGAAATCTTTCCATATATCGAGACGATCGAGGGCCGCGTCGCGGCCGAGCAGATCCTGTGCGGACGCGGCATCGTCAATCTCTACCGCGCGATATGCAAGGCGGACGGCATTGATTCCAAGTACCACGATCCGGCCGATATCACCTCTCATGCACTTGCTGGAACTGACAAGACGGCCGTGGAGACCATCTCGCTTTTTTCAACTTACCTCGGCCGTCTCGCGGGCGATCTGGCGATGATCTTCATGGCCAAAGGCGGCGTCTATCTTTCAGGCGGCATCTCGCAGAAGATCCTGCCGGCATTGAGACGGTCGGAATTCCGCGCTGCGTTCGAGGACAAAGCGCCGCACTCGCACTGGCTGAGGGCGATTCCGACTTATGTGGTGACTCACCCGCTTGCAGCTCTTGCCGGGCTTTCCTTCTATGCACGCCAGCCCGCAAGCTTCGGCGTCTCAACCGAGGGCCGCCGCTGGCGCCGATAG
- a CDS encoding methylglyoxal synthase codes for MAGGKCLALIAHDQKKNEMAEFARRNKDQLSKWKIVATGTTGGRVLDAVPDLDVTRLKSGPLGGDQQIGALISTGEVGALIFFVDPLTPMPHDVDVKALMRLAIVYDIPMALNEATAEKLIPTLHA; via the coding sequence ATGGCCGGCGGCAAATGCCTCGCATTGATTGCGCATGACCAGAAGAAGAATGAGATGGCGGAATTTGCCCGCCGCAACAAAGATCAGCTTTCCAAATGGAAGATCGTGGCAACCGGAACAACCGGCGGCCGCGTCCTCGATGCGGTGCCCGATCTCGATGTCACCCGGCTGAAGAGCGGACCGCTCGGCGGCGATCAGCAGATCGGCGCATTGATTTCGACCGGTGAAGTCGGCGCACTTATCTTTTTTGTCGATCCATTGACGCCGATGCCGCATGATGTTGACGTGAAGGCATTGATGCGGCTTGCGATCGTTTACGATATTCCAATGGCGCTGAACGAAGCGACCGCCGAAAAACTCATCCCGACTCTGCACGCCTAG
- the mepA gene encoding penicillin-insensitive murein endopeptidase has translation MTFRLAPPFQTIGRLALAGIIGASLIAGDAGAQQKQPSPGSAKALFGSASLPAQGPAKPIGFYSKGCMLGGVALPVDGPTWQAMRLSRNRRWGDPAMIALLEQLSRDAQLKIGWPGLLVGDIAQPRGGPMFNGHASHQIGLDADVWLTPMPSRRMTAQEREDLPFTTTLQKGKFLTIDPKVWTQSHAKLLMLAASYPEVERIFVNPAIKKKMCDTWTGDRTNLGKLRPIYGHDSHFHIRMKCPPGAAACKPQAPITDGDGCGKSLAWWFTKEPWAAPKPNARPPKPPREMMVSDLPKSCAAVLDAPAAASMATTDGGSAATALTVAPAVPAAAGDLLPAVGPVPTDKPLVQ, from the coding sequence ATGACATTCCGCCTCGCTCCGCCTTTCCAGACAATCGGCAGACTCGCTTTGGCGGGTATTATCGGTGCAAGCCTGATTGCGGGCGATGCGGGAGCACAGCAGAAACAGCCGAGTCCCGGCAGCGCCAAAGCGCTCTTCGGTTCGGCTTCGCTGCCCGCGCAGGGCCCGGCCAAACCGATCGGCTTTTATTCGAAAGGGTGCATGCTGGGCGGCGTTGCCTTGCCCGTGGATGGTCCGACATGGCAGGCGATGCGCCTTTCCCGCAACCGCCGTTGGGGCGATCCGGCGATGATTGCATTGCTTGAGCAATTGTCCCGCGATGCGCAACTGAAGATCGGCTGGCCGGGGCTGCTGGTCGGCGATATTGCCCAACCTCGCGGCGGGCCGATGTTTAACGGCCACGCCTCGCATCAGATCGGCCTCGATGCCGACGTCTGGCTGACGCCGATGCCTTCACGCCGGATGACGGCGCAGGAGCGCGAAGATCTTCCCTTCACCACGACGCTGCAGAAGGGGAAGTTCCTGACAATCGACCCCAAGGTCTGGACGCAATCCCATGCCAAACTGTTGATGCTTGCGGCAAGCTATCCGGAGGTGGAGCGCATTTTCGTCAACCCCGCAATCAAGAAAAAGATGTGCGATACCTGGACGGGCGACCGCACGAACCTCGGCAAGCTGCGCCCGATTTACGGCCACGATTCGCATTTCCACATTCGTATGAAATGCCCGCCGGGCGCTGCGGCCTGCAAGCCGCAAGCGCCAATTACCGACGGCGATGGCTGCGGCAAGTCGCTGGCCTGGTGGTTCACCAAGGAGCCGTGGGCCGCACCGAAGCCCAATGCCCGGCCACCTAAGCCCCCGCGCGAAATGATGGTGTCCGATCTTCCCAAATCTTGCGCCGCCGTTCTGGATGCGCCGGCCGCTGCATCCATGGCGACGACTGATGGCGGCTCAGCCGCAACCGCCCTGACAGTCGCACCGGCCGTACCGGCAGCAGCCGGAGACCTTCTTCCTGCCGTTGGTCCGGTCCCCACCGACAAGCCCTTGGTGCAATAA
- a CDS encoding extracellular solute-binding protein yields MVSLRAKLVLCAVGSALFAWSAGAQDADGWRTGISTVGDLKHPSGFAHYDYVNPQAPKGGTLRLSDEGSFDTLNPLLAKGEAGAGLALVFETLMTPALDEVSSSYGLLAEAVKYPDDMSSATFRLRAEAKWADGQPVTPEDVVFSFQQATKNDPQQEFYYRHVKSVEKTGEREVTFQFDEANNRELPQIVGQLVVVPEHWWKANGPDGKPRDISRTTLEIPMGSGPYKIASVAPGSTIRYQLRDDYWGKNLNVNIGQNNFGAIEYTYYADRDVMFEAFRSGNTDYWWENAAKRWATAYNFPAVSDGRVKREEVENEMRTVGVMVGFIFNLRREKFADERVRQALNYAFDFEELKRTIFYGSYDRIDSFFFRTELASSGLPEGRELEILNEVKDLVPPKVFTEPYKNPVNGDPARLRDNLRTAIGMLKNAGYELKGSRMMSVKTGQALSFEILLNGPTIEPIALSFSQNLRKIGIEATVRSIEPSQFTNRWRSRDFDVIYSGWGESMNPGNEQAEYWGSDAAKRDGSQNYSGISDPGIDALVKKVIFAKNREDLVAATKALDRVLLAHHIVVPSYGSRTSRVAYWNGITHPPELPEYSLGMPSVWWSANAGK; encoded by the coding sequence ATGGTATCGTTGAGGGCGAAGCTTGTTTTATGCGCCGTGGGTTCCGCACTGTTTGCATGGAGTGCCGGCGCGCAGGATGCGGATGGATGGCGGACCGGTATCTCCACCGTCGGCGACCTGAAGCATCCGTCCGGCTTTGCCCATTACGACTATGTCAATCCGCAGGCGCCGAAGGGCGGAACCCTTCGTCTATCCGACGAAGGTAGCTTCGATACGCTCAATCCCCTTCTAGCTAAGGGAGAGGCAGGCGCCGGACTAGCTCTCGTTTTCGAAACGCTGATGACGCCTGCGCTCGATGAAGTCTCGTCGAGTTATGGCCTGCTTGCAGAGGCGGTAAAGTATCCGGACGACATGTCTTCCGCGACTTTTCGCCTTCGAGCCGAGGCAAAGTGGGCGGATGGTCAGCCTGTGACTCCTGAGGACGTGGTCTTCAGTTTCCAGCAGGCGACGAAGAACGACCCGCAGCAGGAATTTTATTACCGGCATGTCAAATCCGTCGAAAAGACGGGCGAGCGCGAAGTCACCTTCCAGTTCGATGAGGCGAATAATCGCGAATTGCCGCAGATCGTCGGGCAGCTCGTCGTCGTTCCTGAGCATTGGTGGAAGGCGAATGGGCCGGACGGCAAGCCGCGCGATATCTCGCGAACGACGCTGGAAATACCGATGGGTTCTGGCCCCTACAAAATAGCCTCTGTCGCACCCGGCTCCACCATCCGCTATCAATTGCGGGACGACTATTGGGGCAAGAACCTGAACGTAAACATCGGCCAGAACAACTTTGGCGCCATCGAATACACCTATTATGCGGATCGTGACGTGATGTTCGAGGCTTTCCGCTCCGGTAATACCGACTACTGGTGGGAAAATGCCGCAAAGCGCTGGGCAACAGCCTACAATTTTCCGGCCGTTTCCGACGGGCGTGTAAAGCGCGAGGAAGTCGAAAACGAAATGCGCACGGTCGGGGTGATGGTGGGCTTTATCTTCAACCTTCGCCGGGAAAAATTCGCCGACGAGCGCGTGCGCCAAGCGCTGAACTACGCCTTTGATTTCGAGGAGCTGAAACGAACTATTTTTTACGGCTCGTACGACCGTATCGACAGTTTCTTCTTCCGCACCGAGCTTGCTTCTTCCGGACTTCCGGAAGGAAGAGAGCTGGAAATTCTCAATGAAGTAAAGGATCTCGTTCCGCCGAAGGTCTTCACGGAGCCCTACAAAAACCCCGTCAACGGCGATCCGGCAAGACTGCGCGACAATCTCCGTACAGCGATCGGCATGCTCAAGAATGCGGGCTACGAACTGAAAGGCAGCCGGATGATGAGCGTCAAAACCGGCCAGGCGCTTTCCTTCGAAATATTGCTGAACGGCCCGACGATCGAGCCTATAGCGCTGTCTTTCTCCCAAAATCTGCGGAAAATTGGCATCGAGGCGACAGTTCGCAGCATCGAGCCCTCGCAGTTTACCAACCGCTGGCGGTCGCGGGATTTCGACGTGATCTACAGCGGATGGGGGGAGTCGATGAACCCCGGTAACGAACAGGCCGAGTATTGGGGCTCGGATGCCGCAAAACGCGATGGCTCACAGAACTATAGCGGCATCAGCGATCCCGGTATCGACGCGCTGGTGAAGAAAGTGATTTTTGCCAAGAATCGCGAGGATCTGGTAGCCGCGACCAAGGCGCTGGACCGGGTTCTGCTGGCCCACCACATCGTCGTTCCGAGTTATGGCTCCAGAACTTCGCGGGTTGCCTACTGGAACGGGATCACACACCCACCCGAGCTGCCTGAATACTCGCTTGGAATGCCCTCCGTCTGGTGGTCGGCGAATGCCGGCAAGTGA